A single window of Metallosphaera hakonensis JCM 8857 = DSM 7519 DNA harbors:
- a CDS encoding IS5/IS1182 family transposase, producing the protein MGGEGSTMTRTLRRVPDLMYYPLPPREDMPWREKWLTEIKPVLDAMDLERFLGEGELVYLKLLIVMVLYSCSYREAVKMVNVNVVVAWFVGKKVGKSTLHDFVGKLYGARKKLLEISFKLEEKCLPSYLPASAHLVDFTAWLVDSFLLDLPPGKRSVETFAEKAELERREGNLERARKLLSLGRTKRRFQGRWTKKRGVSHYGLKAMAVISASLFVRSITVKLANFSDKRFKSPLKGIKIADRGFSPSPTQLIAREKPFTTLRAHVEFFGTYLYRFWRPYGTTTWRNDVFLHVLGVIYNIKMFLAIQRRTPPGRRVLQL; encoded by the coding sequence ATGGGAGGAGAGGGTAGTACCATGACACGAACCTTAAGAAGGGTTCCGGACTTGATGTACTACCCTCTTCCCCCAAGGGAGGATATGCCGTGGAGGGAAAAATGGTTAACGGAGATCAAGCCCGTGCTGGACGCCATGGATTTGGAGAGGTTTCTGGGAGAGGGCGAGCTGGTTTACCTGAAGTTGTTAATCGTCATGGTGCTCTACTCCTGTTCCTATAGGGAAGCGGTGAAGATGGTCAACGTGAACGTGGTCGTGGCATGGTTCGTGGGGAAGAAGGTGGGTAAGAGCACGTTGCACGACTTCGTGGGCAAGTTGTACGGGGCGAGGAAGAAGTTGTTGGAGATCTCCTTCAAGCTTGAGGAGAAGTGCCTACCCAGTTACCTCCCTGCGAGCGCGCACCTCGTGGACTTCACGGCGTGGCTCGTGGACTCCTTCCTCCTGGACTTACCTCCTGGAAAGAGGAGCGTGGAGACCTTTGCGGAGAAGGCGGAGCTGGAGAGGAGGGAAGGTAACCTGGAGAGGGCCAGGAAGCTGCTCTCCCTGGGGAGAACCAAGAGGAGGTTCCAGGGAAGGTGGACCAAGAAGAGAGGTGTCTCGCACTACGGGCTCAAGGCAATGGCCGTGATCTCCGCCTCCCTCTTCGTGAGGTCCATCACGGTGAAGCTGGCCAACTTCTCGGACAAGAGGTTCAAGTCACCGCTCAAGGGGATTAAGATCGCGGACAGGGGATTCTCGCCCTCCCCGACACAGCTCATCGCGCGGGAGAAGCCCTTCACTACCCTGAGGGCCCACGTGGAGTTCTTCGGCACCTACCTGTACAGGTTTTGGAGGCCCTACGGGACCACGACCTGGAGGAACGACGTCTTCCTTCACGTCCTTGGAGTGATCTACAACATTAAGATGTTCCTCGCTATCCAACGGAGAACTCCTCCAGGACGTAGAGTCCTTCAGCTCTGA
- a CDS encoding DUF1641 domain-containing protein has product MDERGVQTIDRMISELAESGDALEQFLKLINALNRTGILPFLVGIAENLDKTLADMTEQNAGLIRTMNAIYSILNGDEETQEVTLARVLQELNDPDVKRGLLLILKVIKAIGSASKQGQSD; this is encoded by the coding sequence GTGGATGAGAGAGGAGTTCAAACCATTGATAGAATGATCTCCGAATTAGCGGAGAGCGGAGATGCCCTAGAGCAGTTTCTAAAGCTCATCAATGCCCTGAATAGGACAGGGATACTGCCATTTCTAGTTGGGATTGCGGAAAACTTGGACAAGACCCTTGCGGATATGACTGAGCAAAACGCAGGTCTAATTAGAACAATGAACGCGATTTATTCGATCCTGAACGGTGATGAGGAGACTCAGGAAGTTACCTTGGCAAGAGTACTACAGGAACTCAATGATCCCGACGTTAAGAGGGGACTTCTCTTAATCTTGAAGGTAATTAAGGCGATCGGAAGTGCAAGTAAGCAGGGTCAATCTGATTAA
- a CDS encoding 4-hydroxyphenylacetate 3-hydroxylase family protein → MTVRTGEQYLQSISNRSKVEIYVMGREVKDVTKHPFLKPSVMSFKATFDAAWEEDTKELGRAWSPYLEEEINRFNHVHRSPEDLAAKVKLLRKLSHKTGACFQRCVGWDSLNTLNIVTTMMASKGKTEIRDRFVEYLKFVQKNDLALAGAMTDAKGVRNLKPSQQPNKNAYLRITEVTKDGIYVSGAKANITGVAATEEMVVLPTRAMGPEDKDYAVAFAIPTDSEGVKIVVGRQLNDARRMEEGEIDALPYFYNHEGLVIFDNVFVPMNRVFLAGEWEYTGTLVEIFSAYHRQGYGGCKAGLGDVIIGASADLAKQIGVDRASHVQDKLTEMIFLTETMYSAGIAASLNAVKMCDNCWWVNPMHANVTKHLVARFPSQIAQLSIDLAGGIVGTAPSEWDLKNPKLKEYISRYLQGAEDFTAEDRLRMVRLVENVSMGVAFQIESVHGAGSPAAQRIMFTRLYDLNFAQEVAKKLAGRKSDVKFTPKAEPWRDSQSESEAKELKLKK, encoded by the coding sequence ATGACAGTTAGAACGGGAGAACAATACCTCCAGTCCATAAGCAATCGTTCCAAAGTAGAGATTTACGTTATGGGACGGGAGGTTAAGGATGTAACAAAGCATCCCTTCCTGAAACCATCCGTTATGTCCTTCAAGGCTACATTCGACGCTGCCTGGGAGGAGGACACCAAGGAGCTAGGAAGGGCGTGGAGCCCATACCTAGAGGAGGAGATCAATAGGTTCAATCACGTTCACAGATCACCTGAGGACTTGGCCGCTAAGGTGAAGCTTCTCAGGAAATTGAGTCATAAGACCGGTGCATGTTTCCAGAGATGCGTAGGTTGGGATTCCCTAAATACCCTAAACATAGTCACCACAATGATGGCTAGTAAGGGGAAGACTGAGATCAGGGACAGGTTTGTTGAATATCTCAAGTTCGTCCAAAAGAACGACCTTGCCTTAGCCGGGGCCATGACTGACGCCAAGGGAGTAAGAAACCTAAAACCCAGTCAACAGCCGAATAAGAACGCATATCTCAGGATAACTGAGGTTACGAAAGACGGCATATATGTGTCTGGTGCCAAGGCGAATATTACGGGGGTAGCCGCAACCGAGGAGATGGTTGTGTTACCCACGAGGGCCATGGGTCCAGAGGACAAGGATTACGCTGTGGCCTTCGCTATTCCCACAGATAGTGAGGGCGTTAAGATCGTTGTGGGAAGACAACTTAACGACGCCAGAAGGATGGAAGAGGGGGAGATTGACGCACTGCCCTACTTCTATAACCATGAGGGCCTTGTTATATTCGATAACGTTTTCGTTCCCATGAACAGAGTTTTCCTAGCTGGGGAATGGGAATACACTGGGACTTTGGTTGAGATATTCTCTGCCTATCATAGACAAGGATATGGAGGATGTAAGGCGGGTTTAGGAGATGTGATAATTGGGGCCAGCGCTGACTTGGCGAAACAGATTGGCGTGGATAGGGCTTCACATGTTCAAGACAAGCTCACGGAGATGATCTTCCTTACTGAGACCATGTACTCAGCGGGAATTGCGGCAAGCCTAAATGCAGTGAAAATGTGCGACAACTGCTGGTGGGTTAACCCCATGCATGCCAACGTGACCAAACACTTAGTTGCCAGGTTCCCGTCACAGATAGCCCAGCTCTCCATTGACCTCGCAGGAGGAATCGTGGGAACTGCACCCAGTGAATGGGATCTGAAGAACCCTAAGCTAAAGGAGTACATCTCGAGATATCTCCAAGGAGCGGAGGACTTCACTGCTGAGGACAGACTGAGGATGGTCAGGCTAGTCGAGAACGTGAGTATGGGAGTCGCTTTCCAAATTGAGTCTGTTCATGGCGCAGGAAGTCCCGCGGCTCAAAGAATAATGTTCACAAGGCTATACGATCTTAACTTCGCTCAGGAAGTTGCCAAGAAACTCGCTGGCAGGAAGAGTGACGTGAAGTTCACTCCAAAGGCCGAACCTTGGAGGGACAGTCAATCCGAGAGCGAGGCCAAAGAACTTAAGCTCAAGAAGTAG
- a CDS encoding OsmC family protein has product MSNLRVNNIDQDSVKDLRKKVEENGSIPMERVIEGEFRLEGSPMFVAEMRTETTKVVVTADEPKVLGGQGVHGTPLSYVLFGILACFASTLAIVASDKGISLGKLRVTGRIQYDLAPVVTESDSKIISKVIIDVGSDKNLESVLPIAVKRCPALYLTINPIPVEVRQVQQG; this is encoded by the coding sequence ATGAGTAATTTGAGGGTAAACAACATTGATCAGGATTCAGTCAAGGACCTGAGGAAAAAGGTCGAAGAGAACGGATCCATTCCCATGGAGAGAGTAATCGAGGGTGAGTTCAGGCTGGAGGGTTCTCCCATGTTCGTAGCTGAGATGAGGACAGAGACCACCAAAGTTGTGGTAACAGCCGACGAGCCCAAGGTTCTAGGAGGACAGGGAGTTCACGGTACTCCCTTAAGCTACGTACTTTTCGGAATCCTGGCTTGTTTCGCCTCCACCTTGGCCATAGTGGCCTCCGATAAAGGCATCTCCTTAGGGAAATTACGGGTTACAGGTCGAATACAATACGATCTCGCCCCTGTGGTAACGGAGAGCGATTCCAAGATAATAAGTAAAGTCATCATAGATGTGGGCAGTGATAAAAACCTGGAGAGCGTTCTCCCAATAGCGGTGAAACGTTGCCCGGCCTTGTACCTGACTATTAACCCAATTCCTGTGGAGGTAAGGCAGGTCCAACAGGGTTAA
- a CDS encoding APC family permease, with amino-acid sequence MDKKELAKGSVSYREVVAQGVGGAAPAMASLVTLTGAAAYAYGSLPLAVLLATIAVLLDATRLSITSKYVQSAGGIYAFISEGLGKKVGYLVGWAYVLYALTALVFIYLSIGVFLPGALQVLGVNTPSWIWAPLVIFVCLFGGTLSYLGVRPSLRFTLTMSILEIAFILGVSLLIFTRVPPNLSTFTFNLAPPPSGFNVGVGMAFVFLAFAGYETTSVLGEEAVDPKNTITKGVFTSALLVGITYLLASEAFTVGWGVNNMSTFFSQLVPGIVLGMRYGGFVLALILTVLLINSGLTDSVTFFNTVSRVVYAMARDGVLDRRLEGVHDTNRTPHVVIIFSLIFSLIYTLIFSAVIGPENVFLAVGITTTFGFLIAIFTANISLLFILRKFNALNIWNILLTVVINSILGFVIFANIVTTAINSFVLIGVGTFVVWMIIGAVYGAVRRVKT; translated from the coding sequence ATGGATAAGAAGGAACTTGCAAAAGGTTCGGTTTCATATAGAGAAGTTGTTGCACAAGGGGTAGGAGGGGCCGCACCAGCGATGGCCAGTTTAGTAACATTGACAGGAGCAGCAGCCTACGCATATGGCTCTCTTCCTTTAGCTGTTTTACTGGCTACAATTGCAGTACTACTCGACGCCACTAGATTATCCATAACTAGTAAATACGTTCAAAGTGCCGGAGGAATATACGCTTTTATCTCAGAGGGTCTAGGAAAAAAGGTGGGCTACCTGGTAGGATGGGCTTATGTGCTCTACGCTCTCACGGCGCTCGTTTTCATATACTTATCAATTGGAGTCTTCTTACCTGGTGCCCTACAGGTATTGGGCGTGAATACGCCTAGCTGGATTTGGGCACCTCTAGTGATTTTCGTCTGCCTGTTTGGGGGAACACTCTCTTACCTGGGTGTTAGACCGTCATTGAGATTCACTCTCACAATGAGTATCCTAGAGATTGCTTTTATCTTGGGTGTGTCGCTTTTGATCTTTACTAGAGTTCCACCAAATCTCAGCACCTTTACTTTCAATCTCGCACCTCCTCCATCGGGTTTCAACGTTGGAGTGGGGATGGCATTCGTATTTTTAGCCTTTGCAGGATATGAGACCACATCGGTCCTCGGTGAAGAAGCAGTTGATCCCAAGAATACAATTACCAAGGGCGTGTTCACCAGTGCTCTGCTAGTGGGAATAACTTATCTACTTGCCAGTGAGGCGTTCACCGTGGGTTGGGGAGTGAATAACATGTCAACCTTCTTTAGCCAACTCGTGCCAGGCATAGTTCTTGGAATGAGGTATGGTGGATTCGTCTTAGCGTTGATCTTAACGGTTTTACTGATTAATAGCGGACTCACGGACTCAGTTACGTTCTTCAATACAGTATCTAGAGTAGTCTATGCCATGGCAAGAGACGGTGTCCTTGACAGAAGATTGGAGGGAGTCCATGACACCAATAGGACTCCTCACGTAGTCATAATCTTTTCGCTGATATTTTCGCTAATTTACACCCTAATTTTCTCTGCGGTGATAGGTCCAGAGAACGTTTTCCTAGCAGTTGGGATAACGACAACCTTCGGATTCCTGATCGCAATCTTTACTGCCAACATAAGTCTTCTGTTCATTTTGAGAAAATTCAATGCGTTAAATATTTGGAATATTTTGTTAACTGTAGTTATAAATAGCATACTAGGTTTCGTTATCTTTGCAAACATAGTTACAACAGCTATTAACTCCTTCGTACTCATAGGAGTAGGGACGTTCGTAGTATGGATGATCATCGGGGCTGTGTATGGAGCAGTTAGGAGAGTTAAGACATGA
- a CDS encoding transposase, which translates to MVYKGVRAKEDYFHFEKRVAEVQSLADKARNVGECEAYEELTREKRRLFKKLERRFLHLYRTLARGLVEELHKLGVSTIYLGYPYNISQDKGSKYAVNAWSYRKLIDAIELKAREYGMKVYEVVEYNTSRLCAYHNVEVRRKPRGVITCPLDHKLHSDLNALNILKKATGNIINAVRKPLSFIVDHNRIAPVKGSNP; encoded by the coding sequence TTGGTATACAAGGGAGTTAGGGCAAAGGAGGACTACTTTCACTTCGAGAAGAGGGTTGCTGAAGTTCAATCATTAGCTGATAAAGCTAGAAACGTAGGTGAGTGTGAGGCCTACGAGGAGTTAACGAGAGAGAAGAGGAGGTTGTTCAAGAAGTTAGAGAGGAGGTTCCTCCATCTATACAGAACATTGGCGAGAGGTCTCGTTGAGGAACTTCACAAGTTGGGCGTATCCACCATCTACCTGGGCTATCCTTACAACATCTCTCAAGATAAGGGTAGCAAGTACGCTGTGAACGCATGGTCTTACCGTAAGCTCATTGACGCAATCGAACTTAAGGCTCGGGAGTACGGCATGAAGGTGTACGAAGTAGTTGAGTACAACACGTCCAGACTATGCGCTTATCATAACGTTGAGGTGAGGAGGAAACCTAGGGGAGTAATAACGTGTCCACTCGACCACAAATTACACAGCGACTTAAACGCCTTGAACATTCTGAAAAAGGCCACGGGAAATATCATCAACGCGGTAAGGAAGCCTCTCTCCTTCATTGTAGACCATAACCGAATAGCTCCCGTAAAGGGGAGTAACCCTTGA
- the fdhD gene encoding formate dehydrogenase accessory sulfurtransferase FdhD has protein sequence MQVSRVNLIKIRDGQYSNDYDYVAIEEPLEINVCDEECKTFAIIMRTPGNDLELALGFLYSEGVIDSMEDVIKVEQSVDKINVILRNKNKVESRQTVVNSSCGFCGRALLYTVDILKSETTIKKDVVISLPEKLRSEQEVFNITGGLHAAGLFTPDGELRYVYEDVGRHNAVDKLVGRLLREGQLPASSYVLQVSGRIGYEIVSKAIMAGIPIISGISAPTSYAIRIAHDAGATVIGFVRGKSFNVYTHAERVKI, from the coding sequence GTGCAAGTAAGCAGGGTCAATCTGATTAAGATTAGAGACGGCCAGTATTCCAACGATTACGATTACGTCGCCATTGAGGAGCCCCTTGAGATCAACGTGTGTGACGAGGAATGTAAGACTTTCGCAATTATAATGAGAACTCCTGGAAACGACTTGGAACTAGCGCTAGGGTTCCTGTACTCAGAGGGAGTAATAGACTCCATGGAGGACGTGATCAAAGTGGAGCAAAGCGTTGATAAGATTAACGTAATTTTGAGGAATAAAAACAAGGTTGAGTCCAGGCAGACAGTGGTGAACTCGAGCTGTGGATTCTGTGGAAGAGCTCTACTTTACACCGTGGATATATTGAAATCCGAGACTACCATAAAGAAGGACGTCGTGATCTCATTACCCGAGAAATTAAGGAGTGAGCAGGAGGTATTCAATATCACGGGCGGTCTTCACGCGGCTGGACTTTTCACCCCAGACGGCGAATTAAGGTATGTCTACGAGGACGTTGGAAGGCATAACGCAGTTGATAAATTAGTTGGCAGGCTCTTAAGGGAAGGACAACTTCCCGCCAGTTCCTATGTACTTCAGGTGAGCGGAAGGATAGGATACGAAATAGTCAGCAAGGCTATCATGGCCGGAATTCCCATCATTAGTGGAATTTCTGCCCCGACTAGCTATGCCATAAGGATAGCTCACGATGCAGGAGCAACCGTGATAGGGTTCGTGAGGGGGAAAAGTTTTAACGTTTATACCCACGCAGAAAGAGTTAAGATATGA
- a CDS encoding peroxiredoxin, protein MKLKVGDEAPDFEGRTESGDVIRLSQFRGRYVVLYFYPKDDTPGCRAEALSFKENWDDIIKRGAVVLGVSGDSQESHKRFKEKYGLPFTLVSDEGDKIREMYGAKGFLIPGRVTFVIDPQGKIALIYSSQMNPTSHVREVLKVIPENLTNT, encoded by the coding sequence ATGAAGTTAAAAGTAGGGGACGAAGCTCCAGATTTCGAGGGAAGAACCGAATCAGGGGATGTGATCAGGCTCTCTCAGTTTAGAGGAAGATATGTAGTTCTCTACTTTTATCCTAAGGACGATACCCCAGGCTGTAGAGCGGAAGCATTGAGCTTTAAGGAAAATTGGGACGACATAATTAAAAGGGGTGCCGTGGTGCTGGGGGTTAGCGGAGACTCACAGGAATCCCATAAGAGGTTCAAGGAGAAGTACGGGCTACCCTTCACCCTTGTAAGCGATGAGGGTGACAAGATAAGAGAAATGTATGGAGCCAAGGGATTTCTTATTCCAGGGAGAGTGACGTTCGTAATTGATCCTCAAGGAAAGATAGCTCTCATTTACTCCTCCCAAATGAATCCCACGTCTCACGTAAGGGAGGTTCTAAAAGTCATTCCAGAGAACTTGACGAACACTTAG
- the fdhF gene encoding formate dehydrogenase subunit alpha: MSLKVTVNNKEILAKPGETVLELLRRNGIYVPHVCYNEGLIPLESCDTCVISVNGRLARACSTLVQENMSISTNNERAVKTRRQAISRILTYHKLYCTICENNNGDCQLHEAVIKEKVFHQKYKEKPYSLDDSGPFYVYDPAQCILCGRCVEACQDFAVNEVIWIDWNLNPPRVVWDQGNNIGNSSCVNCGTCVTVCPVNALMEKGMLGEAGLFTWINPDLKRKAIEAVGKAEDNFSLLMAISELESKARQNQIKRTKTVCTYCGVGCSFEVWTKGRKILKVEPKPESPANGILTCVKGKFGWDFVNSPDRITKPLIREGDHFREASWKEAIHLIANKMKEIKDRYGPDSLGFIASDKMSNEEAYLLQKLARAVIGTNNVDNSSRYCQSPATVGLWRTVGIGGDSGTIKDIEMADLILIVGHNTTESHPVVGSKVKRAQKIRGAKIAVIDVRKHEIADRADLFIRPKPGTDSAILAGVVKYIIDNDWVDREFLKRVNNYDEFKDSIKGFTLDYVESVTGVPREQIVKLAEMIHGARNVVALWGMGVTQHLGGADTSTIISDLLLVTGNYGRAGTGAFPMRGHNNVQGVSDFGCLPNYMVGYQKMEESVMSKFEDAWRTTLNRKPGLQIPQMIEGVLDGKIHMLYIVGEDTVMVDCGTPLTRKALENVDFLVVQDMFMTETAKLADVILPVAASLEKDGTFVNTERRIQRFYKAMEPLGEAKPDWEIIQALANALGANWNYRHPSEIMEEISRLTPVFAGVVYSRLEGFNSLVWPVNEDGSDTPLLYVNSFATEDGKATLYPLEWKPRTLKDEVHSIIVNTGRVLEHFHGGTMTGRVEGLRRKFPETFVEISKEMAQKYSIMNGDLISVKSKFGGEIRARALISERVMGDEIFIPLFSSEPSKGINNLTGQEFDRASGTPGYKDTPVVIEKITSGSGTPLPKDNWRFHVQERRKQVGIEVSKKWMREEFKPLIE; the protein is encoded by the coding sequence ATGTCTCTCAAGGTTACCGTAAACAATAAGGAGATACTGGCGAAACCTGGGGAGACCGTACTGGAGTTATTGAGAAGAAATGGAATATATGTACCCCACGTTTGTTACAATGAGGGACTCATACCGCTGGAGAGTTGTGACACGTGCGTAATCTCGGTTAACGGGAGGCTAGCTAGAGCCTGCTCCACCTTGGTTCAAGAGAACATGTCTATCTCCACTAATAACGAGAGGGCAGTGAAGACTAGAAGACAGGCGATCTCCAGGATATTGACATATCATAAGCTTTATTGTACTATATGTGAGAACAACAACGGCGACTGCCAACTTCATGAAGCCGTGATCAAGGAGAAGGTGTTCCATCAGAAATACAAGGAGAAACCCTACTCATTGGACGATAGCGGACCCTTTTACGTTTATGATCCTGCTCAATGCATTCTCTGCGGTAGATGCGTTGAGGCCTGTCAGGACTTCGCCGTCAACGAGGTGATCTGGATTGATTGGAACTTAAACCCACCAAGGGTAGTCTGGGATCAGGGAAACAACATAGGTAATTCATCGTGTGTTAACTGTGGAACATGTGTTACAGTGTGTCCGGTTAACGCGTTGATGGAGAAGGGAATGCTAGGGGAGGCCGGACTCTTCACTTGGATAAATCCAGATCTAAAGAGGAAGGCGATTGAGGCTGTAGGTAAAGCTGAGGACAACTTCAGTCTCCTCATGGCAATCAGCGAGTTGGAATCTAAGGCAAGGCAGAATCAGATAAAGAGAACCAAAACCGTTTGTACCTATTGCGGTGTCGGGTGCTCCTTTGAGGTATGGACTAAGGGTAGGAAAATACTGAAAGTCGAACCAAAACCTGAATCCCCTGCCAACGGAATCCTCACATGTGTCAAGGGAAAGTTCGGATGGGACTTCGTCAATAGTCCTGATAGAATAACTAAGCCATTAATCAGAGAGGGAGACCACTTCAGGGAGGCCAGTTGGAAGGAAGCAATACATTTGATCGCTAACAAGATGAAGGAGATTAAGGATCGATACGGACCGGACTCTCTAGGCTTCATAGCTTCGGATAAGATGAGCAACGAGGAGGCATACCTTCTTCAGAAACTAGCGAGGGCAGTTATAGGGACCAACAATGTAGATAACTCTTCCAGATATTGTCAGTCCCCGGCCACTGTTGGTCTTTGGAGGACTGTGGGGATCGGCGGAGACTCGGGGACCATCAAGGACATAGAAATGGCAGATCTAATCCTCATTGTGGGACATAACACTACGGAGAGCCATCCTGTAGTAGGCAGTAAGGTCAAGAGGGCTCAGAAGATAAGGGGAGCCAAGATTGCAGTAATTGACGTGAGGAAGCATGAGATTGCGGATAGGGCAGATCTCTTCATAAGACCTAAACCTGGGACCGATTCTGCCATCTTAGCCGGAGTGGTGAAGTACATAATTGATAATGACTGGGTAGACAGGGAGTTTCTAAAGAGGGTAAACAACTATGATGAATTTAAGGATTCAATCAAGGGTTTCACTCTGGACTACGTGGAGTCGGTGACGGGCGTTCCCAGGGAACAAATAGTTAAGCTAGCTGAGATGATTCATGGAGCCAGAAACGTAGTGGCGCTCTGGGGTATGGGGGTAACCCAGCATCTGGGAGGGGCCGACACTTCTACCATCATTTCCGATCTACTCTTGGTTACCGGAAACTACGGTAGAGCTGGTACAGGGGCCTTCCCCATGAGGGGACACAATAACGTTCAGGGAGTAAGCGACTTCGGATGTCTACCCAACTACATGGTTGGATATCAGAAAATGGAAGAGAGCGTTATGTCCAAGTTTGAGGATGCGTGGAGAACCACACTGAATAGGAAGCCCGGACTTCAAATTCCTCAGATGATTGAAGGTGTTCTGGACGGGAAGATTCACATGCTCTATATTGTGGGCGAAGATACGGTGATGGTGGATTGCGGAACCCCGCTAACTAGAAAAGCGTTGGAGAACGTCGATTTCCTAGTAGTCCAGGACATGTTCATGACAGAAACCGCTAAGTTGGCTGACGTAATCTTACCGGTAGCGGCGAGCTTGGAGAAGGACGGCACCTTCGTCAATACTGAAAGGAGAATACAGAGGTTCTATAAGGCAATGGAGCCCCTTGGGGAGGCCAAACCAGATTGGGAGATAATTCAGGCCCTAGCCAATGCCCTTGGAGCAAACTGGAACTACAGACATCCGTCTGAGATAATGGAGGAGATCTCTAGGTTGACCCCTGTCTTCGCTGGGGTAGTATACTCTAGGCTGGAAGGATTCAATAGCCTCGTATGGCCAGTCAACGAGGACGGTTCAGACACGCCATTGCTTTACGTAAACTCCTTCGCCACTGAGGACGGAAAAGCCACTTTGTATCCATTGGAATGGAAGCCCAGAACTCTTAAGGACGAAGTCCACTCCATCATAGTTAACACGGGGAGAGTTTTGGAGCATTTCCATGGCGGAACAATGACCGGAAGGGTGGAAGGTCTAAGGAGGAAGTTTCCGGAAACATTTGTGGAAATCTCCAAGGAAATGGCTCAAAAATATTCAATTATGAACGGTGACCTAATTTCGGTGAAGTCTAAATTCGGAGGAGAGATCAGGGCCAGGGCATTGATCAGTGAAAGGGTAATGGGCGACGAAATATTCATACCCCTATTCTCATCGGAGCCGTCCAAGGGAATAAATAACTTGACGGGACAGGAGTTCGATAGGGCTTCAGGGACACCGGGATATAAGGATACGCCGGTGGTTATCGAGAAGATTACCAGCGGTTCAGGTACGCCTCTGCCTAAGGATAACTGGAGATTCCACGTCCAGGAGAGAAGGAAACAAGTAGGGATTGAGGTGAGTAAGAAGTGGATGAGAGAGGAGTTCAAACCATTGATAGAATGA
- a CDS encoding transposase, with protein sequence MDFLVTPPGQHTGDEEREPTSTPAIPGGVYEVEFKNMRTNVVRLLPNGSQRKKLLKLADTSAKLFNEINYERRQQFFREGKVDFKGTWGKCYEKYKGVLGVNAQAVMKNNEAWSSFFSLLKLKKQGKLPPRMGRVSPPRYWKDGESKEREKILVVRQDRYEVDEESHKIVLKDFMEIDFEGRLRWYGKQGRLEIIYHEDTDRWYAHIPVEVGVETTKRGKKSKHVVHGERRSIQVSPKGNKVASIDLGVNVLASVAMDDGTWYTRELGQRRTTFTSRRGLLKFNH encoded by the coding sequence ATGGACTTTCTTGTGACACCTCCTGGTCAACATACTGGGGATGAGGAGCGGGAGCCGACTTCTACTCCCGCAATACCGGGGGGTGTCTACGAAGTTGAGTTTAAGAATATGAGGACGAACGTAGTTCGTCTCCTACCCAACGGTTCGCAACGTAAAAAACTACTGAAGTTAGCGGACACCTCAGCGAAGTTGTTCAACGAGATAAACTACGAGAGGAGGCAACAGTTCTTCCGAGAAGGAAAGGTGGACTTCAAGGGGACGTGGGGTAAGTGCTACGAGAAGTACAAGGGTGTACTTGGTGTCAACGCTCAGGCTGTGATGAAGAACAACGAAGCTTGGTCGTCCTTCTTCTCCCTTCTGAAGCTGAAGAAACAGGGAAAGTTACCGCCCCGCATGGGTCGCGTTTCTCCTCCACGTTATTGGAAGGACGGGGAGAGCAAGGAGAGGGAGAAGATACTGGTGGTTAGGCAAGACCGTTATGAAGTGGATGAGGAGAGTCATAAGATCGTCCTCAAGGACTTCATGGAGATCGATTTTGAAGGTAGACTTAGATGGTACGGTAAGCAAGGTAGGCTGGAGATAATTTACCATGAGGACACGGACAGGTGGTACGCCCACATACCCGTTGAGGTAGGCGTTGAGACCACTAAGAGAGGTAAAAAGTCTAAACACGTAGTTCACGGTGAGAGGAGGTCAATTCAAGTTTCACCGAAAGGTAATAAGGTAGCTTCCATTGACCTGGGTGTAAACGTTTTGGCAAGTGTAGCGATGGACGACGGCACTTGGTATACAAGGGAGTTAGGGCAAAGGAGGACTACTTTCACTTCGAGAAGAGGGTTGCTGAAGTTCAATCATTAG